From a region of the Panicum virgatum strain AP13 chromosome 2K, P.virgatum_v5, whole genome shotgun sequence genome:
- the LOC120689350 gene encoding protein FAR1-RELATED SEQUENCE 9-like isoform X5 yields MDSSQDFQEERHQRRENGEETEKAADYGNALSRKEATEELLGCVVHSEEEAYRLYCDYGHRIGFSVRKGKQSYFIGTKNIRTKDYYCSKEGLKYDEPVTEANFNRPDTRTNCKAMIRFRVDEKGRWTVIRFVPVHNHQLAKPGERHMLRSAKSLAVGKSGVIVPSASTESHPINGFSDMIEGCTPENSGYTIRECYNQVGMQGITVIEAGDGQNLVSYFKRRTNEEGMFYWDVQVDQEGRMTNFFYRDGKCRNDYDCFGDAIIFDTTYRTNKYSLICAPFVGVDHHWQNVVFGCAFLLDESVASYVWVFKSFLESMGGQSPKSIFTDQDEAIMQAIEQVFPNTQHCFSYWHILKNAQSHLGSLNTSQAFQTLFTKCMQGSDSEEDFEESWTAMLREYKLQDNSWLIDLHRFRHKWCSAFNKDTFDGGINSSQWGEVSNNILSGISDENTSLTRFALLLEKVVKHLRRNESEEDFRCSQTAPVRAVKHSTVLKQAAESYTHRIYKLFEAEFLDGCGATSCHETSSGGNLLRFEITMQGRGSKVWPVALDTSTMEITCACRKFERMGLLCSHALKVFTLQNVDTIPEKYVLQRWTKDARRSMYKLTQDDSTQQECTEAELAYRNRAMQYSYNLIIKSQELEESRKIFWDSLETGEKALEVFFEMRSMRSQAAKDASNKEKKKKKPTKGPSSKKAKQAPAASSTDLELGVQTNEHQYQSSQDAQGNATIGRPYYYQQAFPTAPIQANQMYMHPNMHTMPLCTPQDHLSAYAAVRPNSNFAGAKNI; encoded by the exons ATGGATAGCAGTCAAGATTTCCAAGAAGAGAGGCATCAGAGAAGGGAGAATGGTGAAGAGACAGAAAAGGCAGCTGATTATGGAAATGCTTTGAGTCGCAAGGAGGCAACAGAagagctccttggttgtgtagtCCATAGTGAGGAAGAGGCATACAGATTGTACTGTGACTATGGCCATCGAATCGGTTTTAGTGTGCGGAAGGGCAAGCAGTCGTACTTTATTGGTACCAAGAATATTCGAACAAAGGACTACTACTGCTCAAAGGAAGGGCTTAAGTATGATGAGCCTGTTACAGAAGCAAATTTCAATCGACCAGACACAAGAACTAATTGCAAAGCAATGATCCGCTTTAGAGTTGACGAGAAGGGGCGATGGACCGTTATACGCTTTGTTCCTGTGCATAATCACCAATTGGCTAAACCTGGGGAAAGGCACATGCTGAGGTCAGCCAAGTCGCTAGCTGTTGGCAAATCAGGTGTCATAGTTCCATCAGCATCTACAGAATCACACCCTATAAATGGTTTCTCTGACATGATTGAAGGTTGTACACCTGAGAATTCAGGGTATACTATAAGGGAGTGTTACAATCAAGTGGGCATGCAGGGTATAACAGTAATTGAAGCAGGAGACGGCCAAAACCTTGTCAGTTATTTCAAGCGTAGAACCAACGAGGAAGGCATGTTCTATTGGGATGTCCAAGTTGATCAAGAAGGGCGCATGACTAACTTCTTCTACAGAGATGGTAAATGTAGAAATGATTATGACTGCTTTGGGGATGCTATTATATTTGATACAACCTACCGCACAAATAAATATAGCTTGATATGTGCTCCATTTGTTGGTGTTGATCACCATTGGCAGAACGTTGTTTTTGGCTGTGCATTCTTGTTAGATGAATCTGTAGCTTCCTATGTCTGGGTATTTAAATCGTTCTTGGAGTCAATGGGAGGCCAGTCACCAAAATCAATATTCACTGATCAGGATGAAGCTATTATGCAGGCAATTGAGCAGGTGTTCCCTAACACACAACATTGCTTTTCCTACTGGCATATTCTGAAGAATGCACAATCTCATTTAGGCTCACTAAATACATCGCAAGCATTTCAAACTTTGTTTACCAAGTGTATGCAAGGATCTGACTCAGAAGAGGATTTTGAGGAATCATGGACTGCAATGCTTCGTGAATACAAACTACAGGATAATAGCTGGCTGATTGACCTTCATAGGTTCCGCCATAAATGGTGCTCAGCATTTAACAAAGATACATTTGATGGTGGGATTAATTCTTCTCAGTGGGGGGAGGTTTCAAATAATATTCTCAGCGGAATTTCTGATGAAAACACCTCTCTTACACGTTTTGCCCTCTTACTAGAAAAGGTTGTCAAGCATCTACGTAGAAATGAATCTGAAGAGGATTTTCGCTGTAGCCAAACTGCTCCAGTACGAGCAGTTAAGCATAGTACAGTCCTGAAGCAGGCTGCAGAATCATATACACATCGGATCTACAAATTATTTGAGGCAGAATTTCTGGATGGATGTGGAGCAACTTCATGCCATGAAACTTCAAGTGGTGGAAATTTATTGAGGTTTGAAATTACAATGCAGGGGCGAGGTTCAAAAGTATGGCCTGTTGCTCTTGACACTTCCACCATGGAGATCACTTGCGCTTGCAGAAAATTTGAAAGGATGGGTcttctttgttcacatgccctCAAAGTCTTCACCCTGCAGAATGTGGACACAATTCCAGAAAAATATGTTTTGCAACGCTGGACAAAAGATGCCAGGAGAAGCATGTATAAACTTACTCAAGATGATTCAACCCAACAGGAATGCACAGAGGCTGAACTTGCATATCGCAATCGGGCAATGCAGTACTCATATAACCTAATTATTAAGAGCCAGGAATTGGaggaatcaagaaaaatattctGGGACTCCCTTGAAACTGGAGAGAAGGCACTGGAAGTATTCTTTGAAATGAGAAGCATGCGCAGTCAAGCTGCCAAAGATGCTAGTAataaagagaaaaagaagaaaaaaccaaCAAAAGGACCAAGCTCAA AAAAAGCAAAACAAGCCCCAGCAGCTTCCTCAACTGACCTGGAGCTAGGTGTCCAAACTAATGAGCATCAATATCAATCTTCACAAGATGCTCAGGGTAATGCAACAATTGGAAGGCCATATTATTATCAG CAGGCTTTTCCAACTGCCCCTATCCAAGCAAACCAGATGTATATGCATCCGAATATGCACACAATGCCCCTGTGCACGCCACAG GATCATCTGTCTGCATATGCTGCAGTACGACCCAATTCAAATTTTGCTGGTGCAAAGAACATTTGA
- the LOC120689350 gene encoding protein FAR1-RELATED SEQUENCE 9-like isoform X3: protein MDSSQDFQEERHQRRENGEETEKAADYGNALSRKEATEELLGCVVHSEEEAYRLYCDYGHRIGFSVRKGKQSYFIGTKNIRTKDYYCSKEGLKYDEPVTEANFNRPDTRTNCKAMIRFRVDEKGRWTVIRFVPVHNHQLAKPGERHMLRSAKSLAVGKSGVIVPSASTESHPINGFSDMIEGCTPENSGYTIRECYNQVGMQGITVIEAGDGQNLVSYFKRRTNEEGMFYWDVQVDQEGRMTNFFYRDGKCRNDYDCFGDAIIFDTTYRTNKYSLICAPFVGVDHHWQNVVFGCAFLLDESVASYVWVFKSFLESMGGQSPKSIFTDQDEAIMQAIEQVFPNTQHCFSYWHILKNAQSHLGSLNTSQAFQTLFTKCMQGSDSEEDFEESWTAMLREYKLQDNSWLIDLHRFRHKWCSAFNKDTFDGGINSSQWGEVSNNILSGISDENTSLTRFALLLEKVVKHLRRNESEEDFRCSQTAPVRAVKHSTVLKQAAESYTHRIYKLFEAEFLDGCGATSCHETSSGGNLLRFEITMQGRGSKVWPVALDTSTMEITCACRKFERMGLLCSHALKVFTLQNVDTIPEKYVLQRWTKDARRSMYKLTQDDSTQQECTEAELAYRNRAMQYSYNLIIKSQELEESRKIFWDSLETGEKALEVFFEMRSMRSQAAKDASNKEKKKKKPTKGPSSKKAKQAPAASSTDLELGVQTNEHQYQSSQDAQGNATIGRPYYYQQAFPTAPIQANQMYMHPNMHTMPLCTPQQDHLSAYAAVRPNSNFAGAKNI from the exons ATGGATAGCAGTCAAGATTTCCAAGAAGAGAGGCATCAGAGAAGGGAGAATGGTGAAGAGACAGAAAAGGCAGCTGATTATGGAAATGCTTTGAGTCGCAAGGAGGCAACAGAagagctccttggttgtgtagtCCATAGTGAGGAAGAGGCATACAGATTGTACTGTGACTATGGCCATCGAATCGGTTTTAGTGTGCGGAAGGGCAAGCAGTCGTACTTTATTGGTACCAAGAATATTCGAACAAAGGACTACTACTGCTCAAAGGAAGGGCTTAAGTATGATGAGCCTGTTACAGAAGCAAATTTCAATCGACCAGACACAAGAACTAATTGCAAAGCAATGATCCGCTTTAGAGTTGACGAGAAGGGGCGATGGACCGTTATACGCTTTGTTCCTGTGCATAATCACCAATTGGCTAAACCTGGGGAAAGGCACATGCTGAGGTCAGCCAAGTCGCTAGCTGTTGGCAAATCAGGTGTCATAGTTCCATCAGCATCTACAGAATCACACCCTATAAATGGTTTCTCTGACATGATTGAAGGTTGTACACCTGAGAATTCAGGGTATACTATAAGGGAGTGTTACAATCAAGTGGGCATGCAGGGTATAACAGTAATTGAAGCAGGAGACGGCCAAAACCTTGTCAGTTATTTCAAGCGTAGAACCAACGAGGAAGGCATGTTCTATTGGGATGTCCAAGTTGATCAAGAAGGGCGCATGACTAACTTCTTCTACAGAGATGGTAAATGTAGAAATGATTATGACTGCTTTGGGGATGCTATTATATTTGATACAACCTACCGCACAAATAAATATAGCTTGATATGTGCTCCATTTGTTGGTGTTGATCACCATTGGCAGAACGTTGTTTTTGGCTGTGCATTCTTGTTAGATGAATCTGTAGCTTCCTATGTCTGGGTATTTAAATCGTTCTTGGAGTCAATGGGAGGCCAGTCACCAAAATCAATATTCACTGATCAGGATGAAGCTATTATGCAGGCAATTGAGCAGGTGTTCCCTAACACACAACATTGCTTTTCCTACTGGCATATTCTGAAGAATGCACAATCTCATTTAGGCTCACTAAATACATCGCAAGCATTTCAAACTTTGTTTACCAAGTGTATGCAAGGATCTGACTCAGAAGAGGATTTTGAGGAATCATGGACTGCAATGCTTCGTGAATACAAACTACAGGATAATAGCTGGCTGATTGACCTTCATAGGTTCCGCCATAAATGGTGCTCAGCATTTAACAAAGATACATTTGATGGTGGGATTAATTCTTCTCAGTGGGGGGAGGTTTCAAATAATATTCTCAGCGGAATTTCTGATGAAAACACCTCTCTTACACGTTTTGCCCTCTTACTAGAAAAGGTTGTCAAGCATCTACGTAGAAATGAATCTGAAGAGGATTTTCGCTGTAGCCAAACTGCTCCAGTACGAGCAGTTAAGCATAGTACAGTCCTGAAGCAGGCTGCAGAATCATATACACATCGGATCTACAAATTATTTGAGGCAGAATTTCTGGATGGATGTGGAGCAACTTCATGCCATGAAACTTCAAGTGGTGGAAATTTATTGAGGTTTGAAATTACAATGCAGGGGCGAGGTTCAAAAGTATGGCCTGTTGCTCTTGACACTTCCACCATGGAGATCACTTGCGCTTGCAGAAAATTTGAAAGGATGGGTcttctttgttcacatgccctCAAAGTCTTCACCCTGCAGAATGTGGACACAATTCCAGAAAAATATGTTTTGCAACGCTGGACAAAAGATGCCAGGAGAAGCATGTATAAACTTACTCAAGATGATTCAACCCAACAGGAATGCACAGAGGCTGAACTTGCATATCGCAATCGGGCAATGCAGTACTCATATAACCTAATTATTAAGAGCCAGGAATTGGaggaatcaagaaaaatattctGGGACTCCCTTGAAACTGGAGAGAAGGCACTGGAAGTATTCTTTGAAATGAGAAGCATGCGCAGTCAAGCTGCCAAAGATGCTAGTAataaagagaaaaagaagaaaaaaccaaCAAAAGGACCAAGCTCAA AAAAAGCAAAACAAGCCCCAGCAGCTTCCTCAACTGACCTGGAGCTAGGTGTCCAAACTAATGAGCATCAATATCAATCTTCACAAGATGCTCAGGGTAATGCAACAATTGGAAGGCCATATTATTATCAG CAGGCTTTTCCAACTGCCCCTATCCAAGCAAACCAGATGTATATGCATCCGAATATGCACACAATGCCCCTGTGCACGCCACAG CAGGATCATCTGTCTGCATATGCTGCAGTACGACCCAATTCAAATTTTGCTGGTGCAAAGAACATTTGA
- the LOC120689350 gene encoding protein FAR1-RELATED SEQUENCE 9-like isoform X4: MDSSQDFQEERHQRRENGEETEKAADYGNALSRKEATEELLGCVVHSEEEAYRLYCDYGHRIGFSVRKGKQSYFIGTKNIRTKDYYCSKEGLKYDEPVTEANFNRPDTRTNCKAMIRFRVDEKGRWTVIRFVPVHNHQLAKPGERHMLRSAKSLAVGKSGVIVPSASTESHPINGFSDMIEGCTPENSGYTIRECYNQVGMQGITVIEAGDGQNLVSYFKRRTNEEGMFYWDVQVDQEGRMTNFFYRDGKCRNDYDCFGDAIIFDTTYRTNKYSLICAPFVGVDHHWQNVVFGCAFLLDESVASYVWVFKSFLESMGGQSPKSIFTDQDEAIMQAIEQVFPNTQHCFSYWHILKNAQSHLGSLNTSQAFQTLFTKCMQGSDSEEDFEESWTAMLREYKLQDNSWLIDLHRFRHKWCSAFNKDTFDGGINSSQWGEVSNNILSGISDENTSLTRFALLLEKVVKHLRRNESEEDFRCSQTAPVRAVKHSTVLKQAAESYTHRIYKLFEAEFLDGCGATSCHETSSGGNLLRFEITMQGRGSKVWPVALDTSTMEITCACRKFERMGLLCSHALKVFTLQNVDTIPEKYVLQRWTKDARRSMYKLTQDDSTQQECTEAELAYRNRAMQYSYNLIIKSQELEESRKIFWDSLETGEKALEVFFEMRSMRSQAAKDASNKEKKKKKPTKGPSSKKAKQAPAASSTDLELGVQTNEHQYQSSQDAQGNATIGRPYYYQAFPTAPIQANQMYMHPNMHTMPLCTPQQDHLSAYAAVRPNSNFAGAKNI, translated from the exons ATGGATAGCAGTCAAGATTTCCAAGAAGAGAGGCATCAGAGAAGGGAGAATGGTGAAGAGACAGAAAAGGCAGCTGATTATGGAAATGCTTTGAGTCGCAAGGAGGCAACAGAagagctccttggttgtgtagtCCATAGTGAGGAAGAGGCATACAGATTGTACTGTGACTATGGCCATCGAATCGGTTTTAGTGTGCGGAAGGGCAAGCAGTCGTACTTTATTGGTACCAAGAATATTCGAACAAAGGACTACTACTGCTCAAAGGAAGGGCTTAAGTATGATGAGCCTGTTACAGAAGCAAATTTCAATCGACCAGACACAAGAACTAATTGCAAAGCAATGATCCGCTTTAGAGTTGACGAGAAGGGGCGATGGACCGTTATACGCTTTGTTCCTGTGCATAATCACCAATTGGCTAAACCTGGGGAAAGGCACATGCTGAGGTCAGCCAAGTCGCTAGCTGTTGGCAAATCAGGTGTCATAGTTCCATCAGCATCTACAGAATCACACCCTATAAATGGTTTCTCTGACATGATTGAAGGTTGTACACCTGAGAATTCAGGGTATACTATAAGGGAGTGTTACAATCAAGTGGGCATGCAGGGTATAACAGTAATTGAAGCAGGAGACGGCCAAAACCTTGTCAGTTATTTCAAGCGTAGAACCAACGAGGAAGGCATGTTCTATTGGGATGTCCAAGTTGATCAAGAAGGGCGCATGACTAACTTCTTCTACAGAGATGGTAAATGTAGAAATGATTATGACTGCTTTGGGGATGCTATTATATTTGATACAACCTACCGCACAAATAAATATAGCTTGATATGTGCTCCATTTGTTGGTGTTGATCACCATTGGCAGAACGTTGTTTTTGGCTGTGCATTCTTGTTAGATGAATCTGTAGCTTCCTATGTCTGGGTATTTAAATCGTTCTTGGAGTCAATGGGAGGCCAGTCACCAAAATCAATATTCACTGATCAGGATGAAGCTATTATGCAGGCAATTGAGCAGGTGTTCCCTAACACACAACATTGCTTTTCCTACTGGCATATTCTGAAGAATGCACAATCTCATTTAGGCTCACTAAATACATCGCAAGCATTTCAAACTTTGTTTACCAAGTGTATGCAAGGATCTGACTCAGAAGAGGATTTTGAGGAATCATGGACTGCAATGCTTCGTGAATACAAACTACAGGATAATAGCTGGCTGATTGACCTTCATAGGTTCCGCCATAAATGGTGCTCAGCATTTAACAAAGATACATTTGATGGTGGGATTAATTCTTCTCAGTGGGGGGAGGTTTCAAATAATATTCTCAGCGGAATTTCTGATGAAAACACCTCTCTTACACGTTTTGCCCTCTTACTAGAAAAGGTTGTCAAGCATCTACGTAGAAATGAATCTGAAGAGGATTTTCGCTGTAGCCAAACTGCTCCAGTACGAGCAGTTAAGCATAGTACAGTCCTGAAGCAGGCTGCAGAATCATATACACATCGGATCTACAAATTATTTGAGGCAGAATTTCTGGATGGATGTGGAGCAACTTCATGCCATGAAACTTCAAGTGGTGGAAATTTATTGAGGTTTGAAATTACAATGCAGGGGCGAGGTTCAAAAGTATGGCCTGTTGCTCTTGACACTTCCACCATGGAGATCACTTGCGCTTGCAGAAAATTTGAAAGGATGGGTcttctttgttcacatgccctCAAAGTCTTCACCCTGCAGAATGTGGACACAATTCCAGAAAAATATGTTTTGCAACGCTGGACAAAAGATGCCAGGAGAAGCATGTATAAACTTACTCAAGATGATTCAACCCAACAGGAATGCACAGAGGCTGAACTTGCATATCGCAATCGGGCAATGCAGTACTCATATAACCTAATTATTAAGAGCCAGGAATTGGaggaatcaagaaaaatattctGGGACTCCCTTGAAACTGGAGAGAAGGCACTGGAAGTATTCTTTGAAATGAGAAGCATGCGCAGTCAAGCTGCCAAAGATGCTAGTAataaagagaaaaagaagaaaaaaccaaCAAAAGGACCAAGCTCAA AAAAAGCAAAACAAGCCCCAGCAGCTTCCTCAACTGACCTGGAGCTAGGTGTCCAAACTAATGAGCATCAATATCAATCTTCACAAGATGCTCAGGGTAATGCAACAATTGGAAGGCCATATTATTATCAG GCTTTTCCAACTGCCCCTATCCAAGCAAACCAGATGTATATGCATCCGAATATGCACACAATGCCCCTGTGCACGCCACAG CAGGATCATCTGTCTGCATATGCTGCAGTACGACCCAATTCAAATTTTGCTGGTGCAAAGAACATTTGA
- the LOC120689350 gene encoding protein FAR1-RELATED SEQUENCE 9-like isoform X6: protein MDSSQDFQEERHQRRENGEETEKAADYGNALSRKEATEELLGCVVHSEEEAYRLYCDYGHRIGFSVRKGKQSYFIGTKNIRTKDYYCSKEGLKYDEPVTEANFNRPDTRTNCKAMIRFRVDEKGRWTVIRFVPVHNHQLAKPGERHMLRSAKSLAVGKSGVIVPSASTESHPINGFSDMIEGCTPENSGYTIRECYNQVGMQGITVIEAGDGQNLVSYFKRRTNEEGMFYWDVQVDQEGRMTNFFYRDGKCRNDYDCFGDAIIFDTTYRTNKYSLICAPFVGVDHHWQNVVFGCAFLLDESVASYVWVFKSFLESMGGQSPKSIFTDQDEAIMQAIEQVFPNTQHCFSYWHILKNAQSHLGSLNTSQAFQTLFTKCMQGSDSEEDFEESWTAMLREYKLQDNSWLIDLHRFRHKWCSAFNKDTFDGGINSSQWGEVSNNILSGISDENTSLTRFALLLEKVVKHLRRNESEEDFRCSQTAPVRAVKHSTVLKQAAESYTHRIYKLFEAEFLDGCGATSCHETSSGGNLLRFEITMQGRGSKVWPVALDTSTMEITCACRKFERMGLLCSHALKVFTLQNVDTIPEKYVLQRWTKDARRSMYKLTQDDSTQQECTEAELAYRNRAMQYSYNLIIKSQELEESRKIFWDSLETGEKALEVFFEMRSMRSQAAKDASNKEKKKKKPTKGPSSKKAKQAPAASSTDLELGVQTNEHQYQSSQDAQGNATIGRPYYYQAFPTAPIQANQMYMHPNMHTMPLCTPQDHLSAYAAVRPNSNFAGAKNI from the exons ATGGATAGCAGTCAAGATTTCCAAGAAGAGAGGCATCAGAGAAGGGAGAATGGTGAAGAGACAGAAAAGGCAGCTGATTATGGAAATGCTTTGAGTCGCAAGGAGGCAACAGAagagctccttggttgtgtagtCCATAGTGAGGAAGAGGCATACAGATTGTACTGTGACTATGGCCATCGAATCGGTTTTAGTGTGCGGAAGGGCAAGCAGTCGTACTTTATTGGTACCAAGAATATTCGAACAAAGGACTACTACTGCTCAAAGGAAGGGCTTAAGTATGATGAGCCTGTTACAGAAGCAAATTTCAATCGACCAGACACAAGAACTAATTGCAAAGCAATGATCCGCTTTAGAGTTGACGAGAAGGGGCGATGGACCGTTATACGCTTTGTTCCTGTGCATAATCACCAATTGGCTAAACCTGGGGAAAGGCACATGCTGAGGTCAGCCAAGTCGCTAGCTGTTGGCAAATCAGGTGTCATAGTTCCATCAGCATCTACAGAATCACACCCTATAAATGGTTTCTCTGACATGATTGAAGGTTGTACACCTGAGAATTCAGGGTATACTATAAGGGAGTGTTACAATCAAGTGGGCATGCAGGGTATAACAGTAATTGAAGCAGGAGACGGCCAAAACCTTGTCAGTTATTTCAAGCGTAGAACCAACGAGGAAGGCATGTTCTATTGGGATGTCCAAGTTGATCAAGAAGGGCGCATGACTAACTTCTTCTACAGAGATGGTAAATGTAGAAATGATTATGACTGCTTTGGGGATGCTATTATATTTGATACAACCTACCGCACAAATAAATATAGCTTGATATGTGCTCCATTTGTTGGTGTTGATCACCATTGGCAGAACGTTGTTTTTGGCTGTGCATTCTTGTTAGATGAATCTGTAGCTTCCTATGTCTGGGTATTTAAATCGTTCTTGGAGTCAATGGGAGGCCAGTCACCAAAATCAATATTCACTGATCAGGATGAAGCTATTATGCAGGCAATTGAGCAGGTGTTCCCTAACACACAACATTGCTTTTCCTACTGGCATATTCTGAAGAATGCACAATCTCATTTAGGCTCACTAAATACATCGCAAGCATTTCAAACTTTGTTTACCAAGTGTATGCAAGGATCTGACTCAGAAGAGGATTTTGAGGAATCATGGACTGCAATGCTTCGTGAATACAAACTACAGGATAATAGCTGGCTGATTGACCTTCATAGGTTCCGCCATAAATGGTGCTCAGCATTTAACAAAGATACATTTGATGGTGGGATTAATTCTTCTCAGTGGGGGGAGGTTTCAAATAATATTCTCAGCGGAATTTCTGATGAAAACACCTCTCTTACACGTTTTGCCCTCTTACTAGAAAAGGTTGTCAAGCATCTACGTAGAAATGAATCTGAAGAGGATTTTCGCTGTAGCCAAACTGCTCCAGTACGAGCAGTTAAGCATAGTACAGTCCTGAAGCAGGCTGCAGAATCATATACACATCGGATCTACAAATTATTTGAGGCAGAATTTCTGGATGGATGTGGAGCAACTTCATGCCATGAAACTTCAAGTGGTGGAAATTTATTGAGGTTTGAAATTACAATGCAGGGGCGAGGTTCAAAAGTATGGCCTGTTGCTCTTGACACTTCCACCATGGAGATCACTTGCGCTTGCAGAAAATTTGAAAGGATGGGTcttctttgttcacatgccctCAAAGTCTTCACCCTGCAGAATGTGGACACAATTCCAGAAAAATATGTTTTGCAACGCTGGACAAAAGATGCCAGGAGAAGCATGTATAAACTTACTCAAGATGATTCAACCCAACAGGAATGCACAGAGGCTGAACTTGCATATCGCAATCGGGCAATGCAGTACTCATATAACCTAATTATTAAGAGCCAGGAATTGGaggaatcaagaaaaatattctGGGACTCCCTTGAAACTGGAGAGAAGGCACTGGAAGTATTCTTTGAAATGAGAAGCATGCGCAGTCAAGCTGCCAAAGATGCTAGTAataaagagaaaaagaagaaaaaaccaaCAAAAGGACCAAGCTCAA AAAAAGCAAAACAAGCCCCAGCAGCTTCCTCAACTGACCTGGAGCTAGGTGTCCAAACTAATGAGCATCAATATCAATCTTCACAAGATGCTCAGGGTAATGCAACAATTGGAAGGCCATATTATTATCAG GCTTTTCCAACTGCCCCTATCCAAGCAAACCAGATGTATATGCATCCGAATATGCACACAATGCCCCTGTGCACGCCACAG GATCATCTGTCTGCATATGCTGCAGTACGACCCAATTCAAATTTTGCTGGTGCAAAGAACATTTGA